Proteins from a genomic interval of Vicinamibacterales bacterium:
- a CDS encoding response regulator, with product MTIRTRAFIGLWLIYLLAALAIGLVVYSYGESTRMDANQQRISEVLNVHGTMWRALVEARANHLAYALTGAPALRHGRDDNRRVYSGAMSHLASLTRDSAQLERLARIRSAAGSWTALWDQTVPLGRATVADQELLIRRTADDFTRINQELVAFDARERELLRQVSDTIVNQRATLAVVRTAFASVFIGAISLIIWFAKRGVLDPLRQLTESAEGIERGDFAAAHQTLRADEIGVLFNSFAKMAQSIQIRERELATALSETRELAAVTVESRRRVEAAHADLLATLETVPAALMIFNTDGSVRLRNRAATDVFGIEPRGAELRANYWARFKRIAKDGTPIPPEEWISARALRGEQVINQELEIHHPDGRVFPILASGAPLRNELGHVAGAVVAFQDISRLREVDRMKDEFVSIVSHELRTPLTSIRGSVQLVLDEPDSVPGEEHRQLLQIALNNCERLVRIINDMLDIAKIESGNITLHTKPVNVADIVRQSIQVVEGPARAAQVTLDARLPARLRPVMVDPDRIVQALVNLLSNAVKFAPEGSTVSVTAVGSDTMVTLAVSDQGDGIAPENLNRLFKKFQQVDSSASRRKGGTGLGLAITKALVEQHGGRIYVDSEVNRGTRFSFTLPTASVEEAAALALAPVAVNQDGSARLAARRVLVVDDDDDFRALIRSQLIHAGYEVLDARDAASAMHIARTMRPDVITVDLLMPGLDGWEFIERLRSEDALARIPVVVVSGVPDATDSGRRPEGVAVVTKGEGLDHLLRQISQSLGSRTGATVLVAEDDNDLRGVLTAALTRNGHRVLQARDGAEALAAIEREHVDLLVLDLVMPNIDGYEVLARLKANEKDARIPVVVVSGADRSSSELRSLRLGANVYLTKPIEAAALTAEVTRLLGSG from the coding sequence CCGAAGTCCTCAACGTCCACGGCACCATGTGGCGCGCGCTGGTCGAGGCGCGGGCCAATCACCTCGCCTACGCCCTGACTGGCGCGCCGGCGTTGCGCCACGGGCGCGACGACAATCGCCGCGTCTACAGCGGGGCGATGTCGCACCTGGCGTCGCTCACGCGCGATTCGGCACAGCTCGAGCGCCTCGCCCGCATTCGCTCGGCGGCGGGTTCGTGGACCGCGCTGTGGGACCAGACCGTCCCGCTCGGCCGGGCGACGGTCGCCGACCAGGAGCTGCTCATTCGGCGCACCGCGGATGACTTCACCAGGATCAACCAGGAGCTCGTCGCATTCGACGCCCGTGAGCGCGAGCTGCTGCGCCAGGTCTCGGATACCATTGTCAACCAGCGCGCGACCCTGGCGGTGGTCAGGACCGCGTTTGCCAGCGTGTTCATCGGCGCCATCTCGCTCATCATCTGGTTCGCCAAGCGCGGCGTGCTCGATCCGCTGCGGCAGCTGACCGAGTCGGCCGAGGGCATCGAGCGGGGCGACTTCGCCGCCGCGCACCAGACCCTGCGCGCCGACGAGATCGGCGTGCTGTTCAACTCGTTTGCGAAGATGGCGCAGTCCATCCAGATCCGCGAGCGCGAGCTGGCCACGGCGCTGAGCGAAACGCGCGAGCTGGCCGCGGTGACCGTCGAATCACGCCGCCGCGTCGAGGCCGCGCACGCCGACCTGCTGGCCACGCTCGAGACCGTACCGGCGGCGCTGATGATCTTCAACACCGACGGCAGCGTGCGCCTGCGCAACCGCGCCGCCACCGACGTGTTTGGCATCGAGCCGCGGGGCGCCGAGCTGCGCGCGAACTACTGGGCGCGCTTCAAGCGCATCGCGAAAGACGGCACGCCGATCCCACCCGAGGAGTGGATCTCGGCGCGCGCGTTGCGCGGCGAGCAGGTGATCAACCAGGAGCTCGAGATTCACCATCCCGACGGCCGCGTCTTCCCCATCCTGGCCAGCGGCGCGCCGCTGCGCAACGAGCTCGGCCACGTGGCCGGCGCCGTGGTGGCCTTCCAGGACATCTCGCGCCTGCGTGAAGTGGACCGGATGAAGGACGAGTTCGTGTCGATTGTCAGCCACGAACTGCGGACCCCGCTGACCTCGATCCGCGGGTCGGTGCAGCTGGTGCTCGACGAGCCGGATTCGGTGCCCGGTGAGGAGCACCGGCAGTTGCTGCAGATCGCGTTGAACAACTGCGAGCGCCTGGTCCGCATCATCAACGACATGCTCGACATCGCGAAGATCGAGTCTGGCAACATCACGCTGCACACGAAGCCCGTGAACGTGGCCGACATCGTGCGGCAGTCGATCCAGGTGGTCGAGGGCCCGGCCCGCGCCGCCCAGGTCACCCTTGATGCCAGGCTGCCGGCCAGGCTCCGCCCCGTCATGGTGGATCCGGACCGCATCGTCCAGGCGCTGGTGAACCTGCTGTCGAACGCGGTGAAGTTCGCGCCGGAGGGCTCCACCGTCTCGGTGACCGCGGTCGGCTCCGACACCATGGTCACGCTGGCGGTGTCGGACCAGGGCGACGGGATCGCCCCAGAGAACCTCAATCGCCTGTTCAAGAAGTTCCAACAGGTCGACAGCTCGGCGTCGCGCCGCAAGGGCGGCACCGGCCTCGGCCTGGCCATCACCAAGGCGCTGGTGGAACAGCACGGCGGACGCATCTACGTGGACAGCGAGGTCAATAGGGGCACGCGCTTCTCGTTCACGCTGCCCACCGCCTCGGTGGAAGAGGCGGCAGCGCTGGCGCTGGCCCCGGTCGCGGTCAACCAGGACGGCTCGGCCCGCCTCGCCGCGCGCCGCGTGCTCGTGGTGGACGATGACGACGACTTCCGCGCGCTGATTCGGTCGCAGCTGATCCACGCCGGCTACGAAGTGCTGGACGCCCGCGACGCGGCTTCGGCCATGCACATCGCGCGCACCATGCGGCCCGACGTGATCACCGTGGACCTGCTCATGCCCGGCCTGGATGGCTGGGAGTTCATCGAGCGCCTGCGCAGCGAGGACGCGCTCGCGCGCATTCCCGTCGTGGTGGTCTCCGGCGTGCCGGATGCCACCGATTCGGGCCGCCGGCCCGAAGGCGTCGCGGTGGTGACCAAGGGCGAGGGCCTGGATCACCTGCTGCGGCAGATCAGCCAGTCGCTGGGCAGCCGCACCGGCGCCACGGTGCTGGTCGCCGAAGACGACAACGACCTGCGTGGAGTGCTGACGGCGGCGCTGACCCGGAACGGGCATCGCGTCCTGCAGGCGCGCGACGGCGCCGAGGCGCTGGCCGCCATCGAGCGCGAGCACGTCGACCTGCTGGTGCTCGACCTGGTGATGCCGAACATCGACGGCTACGAGGTGTTGGCGCGGCTCAAGGCCAACGAGAAAGACGCCCGCATCCCGGTGGTGGTGGTGTCGGGCGCCGACCGCTCGTCGAGCGAGCTGCGGTCGCTGCGCCTCGGGGCCAACGTCTACCTGACCAAGCCCATCGAGGCGGCAGCGCTCACCGCGGAGGTGACACGCCTGCTTGGGTCCGGCTAA
- a CDS encoding glutamine synthetase family protein, with protein sequence MAKAGGEKTAILARADKEGVKFLRLQFTDILGVIKNVEVPDRQFADALDGKIMFDGSSIEGFVRIEESDMYLRPDLSTFQVFPWADPNGARVGRLICDIANPDGSPFAGCPRTTLKNAIAQAGRRGFTMVAGPEIEFFLFLRRDGRATTETHDRASYFDLAPIDLGEDVRREIVIALEQMGIGVEAAHHEVAPGQHEIDFHSEDVLTTADNVSTCRFIVKYVALRNNLHATFMPKPIFGVNGSGMHTHQSLFSGGQNAFFDPGNEILLSQTCLNYVGGLLQHAKGFCAITNPLVNSYKRLVPGYEAPTAIAWSEKNRSPLVRVPASRGPSTRIELRMPDPSCNPYLALAVMLRAGLDGIDHAVDPGPPVNKNIYKMSHRERRHLRIDDLPANLSEALDEFEKDELVKETLGEHIFNHFLEAKREEWAEYIRHVSPWEMDRYLGVY encoded by the coding sequence ATGGCAAAAGCGGGGGGCGAAAAGACCGCGATCCTGGCGCGGGCTGACAAGGAGGGTGTCAAGTTCCTGCGCCTGCAGTTCACCGACATCCTCGGCGTGATCAAGAACGTCGAGGTCCCCGACCGCCAGTTTGCCGACGCCCTCGACGGCAAGATCATGTTCGACGGCTCGTCGATCGAAGGCTTCGTTCGCATCGAAGAGTCGGACATGTACCTGCGGCCGGACCTGTCCACCTTCCAGGTGTTCCCGTGGGCCGACCCCAACGGCGCCCGCGTCGGCCGGCTGATCTGCGACATCGCCAATCCCGACGGCAGTCCCTTCGCCGGCTGCCCGCGCACCACGCTGAAAAACGCCATCGCGCAGGCCGGCCGGCGCGGCTTCACCATGGTGGCCGGGCCCGAAATCGAGTTCTTCCTCTTCCTCCGCCGCGACGGCCGCGCCACCACCGAGACGCACGATCGCGCCAGCTACTTCGACCTCGCGCCCATCGATCTCGGTGAAGACGTCCGCCGCGAAATCGTGATTGCCCTCGAGCAGATGGGCATCGGCGTCGAAGCGGCGCACCACGAAGTGGCGCCGGGCCAGCACGAGATCGATTTTCACTCAGAGGACGTCCTGACGACGGCGGATAACGTGAGTACGTGCCGGTTCATCGTCAAGTACGTGGCGCTGCGGAACAACCTGCACGCGACCTTCATGCCCAAGCCGATCTTCGGAGTGAACGGATCGGGCATGCACACGCACCAGTCGCTTTTCAGCGGCGGCCAGAACGCCTTCTTCGATCCCGGCAACGAGATCCTGTTGAGCCAGACCTGCCTCAACTACGTCGGCGGATTGCTCCAGCACGCCAAGGGCTTTTGCGCGATCACCAACCCGCTGGTGAACTCTTACAAGCGCCTGGTGCCCGGCTACGAGGCGCCCACCGCCATCGCCTGGTCCGAGAAGAACCGCAGCCCGCTCGTGCGCGTGCCCGCCTCGCGCGGCCCCTCGACGCGCATCGAGCTGCGCATGCCGGATCCATCGTGCAATCCCTACCTCGCCCTGGCGGTGATGTTGCGCGCCGGCCTCGACGGCATCGATCACGCGGTGGATCCCGGTCCGCCGGTGAACAAGAACATCTACAAGATGAGCCATCGCGAGCGCCGCCACCTGCGCATCGACGACCTGCCGGCCAACCTCAGCGAAGCCTTGGATGAGTTCGAGAAAGACGAGCTGGTCAAGGAGACGCTGGGCGAGCACATCTTCAATCACTTCCTCGAAGCCAAGCGCGAGGAGTGGGCCGAATACATCCGCCACGTCTCGCCGTGGGAGATGGACCGCTACCTCGGAGTGTATTGA